DNA sequence from the Brassica napus cultivar Da-Ae chromosome C3 unlocalized genomic scaffold, Da-Ae chrC03_Random_8, whole genome shotgun sequence genome:
CCGGTTTTTCGGCTTCTACAAGATCAAACCGGACTCTCCTCAAATTACCGCAAACTCATCGCTACTCAAACATTCAAACATTTTCTCTAAATCAAAGATCATCTAAATCAAGATCATCATCACCCAATTCTCCTGCAGCAGGTAATAACAgagggttgttgttgttgcaaaaACTTTAAGAAACCCCACAAccttatgatgatgatgatcatcttcttcttcttcttcttctagagttttattttaagaatctaCTCACACAAGTGTACGTTGTAAGTTATTGAGATAGTAATTAATTTTGTCTTAACTGAAACTCTATTTTCACATAGAGTAAACTAAAACAGATTATATTTTGATGGCTGAAAGCTTTTAAAGAGAAGACAGACTCTAGACATCAACTCAATCCCAAACTtaatattctatattttgaGGTGGAATAAAGTAAGGGCCACCACTCTTTTCGTATAGTGGTGTTCAGGGTAACCCCCAAGGGAAATGCAGTGTACACTAAAGACATTGGAGATCTCACCATTTTCATCTCAAGGCTGAAGCATTATGTGTCGTGCTACCTCTTTTCCTGGCTGAGCCCTAACCATGTCTATCTCTTGATGTCATGgagattttcatttttcaagCTTGCTGATCTTCCATCACAACTCTTACTGAAAGAATCATGGCCCCTACTTTTTTCCACCtcaaaatatagaatattaAGTTTGGGATTGAGTTGAGTCTAGAGTCTGTCTTCTCTTTAAAAGCTTTcaaccatcaaataaaatatgttgtttAGTTTATGCTCTGTGAGAATAGAGTTCcagttaaaacaaaattaattactaTCTCAATAACTTACAACGTACACTTGTGTGAGTAGATTCTTAAAATAAACTctagaagaaaagaagaaagaagatgatcatcatcatcataaggTTGTGGGGTTTCTTAAAGTTTTTGCAACCACAACAACCCTCTGTTATTACCTGCTGCAGGAGAATTGGGTGATGATGATCTTGATTTAGATGATCTTTGATTTAGAGAAAATGTTTGAATGTTTGAGTAGCGATGAGTTTGCGGTAATTTGAGGAAGTCCGTTTGATCTTGTAAGCCGAAAAACCGGATCAAAAGAACCGATATACTATAaacgatgttaaggaaatatataaatgattcaaAACCGTAACGAAAATGAACCATGGAGTCGAGacgaatctctttccttaactcttaTATTAGCTCCGTTAGTGCGACGGATCTGTACGAATAGGAGTCCCAGGATAAAACCATGATAGGTTATCACGCGGCACTCGTGAAGAACCTCTAACGAACTAATATTTCTACGAACACTCTCTAGACTTACGCTATAGGATTTGCTGGTTTTGGTTGTGAAAAAACGTTCTCAGAAATGAAGGAGGAGACGAGTTTAAAGAGGAGAAGACAAGCCACTTTCCATAACTGATGCAGCACGTGCGCACGTTGGCGGAAATCTCGCGAGAATCTCGGAGGCGAGGTGTTACAAAACTTTCTCCGCAAGATCTTTCTCGTTTAAGCTTATCGTCAAGAAGAGAGACagcgtgttgtttttaaacgaagtacgtgttgtttaaaataaaatgcatgtcactttttcgggaattaaatggcaaaacgttgagcttaacttggtctaaaaagaatattcttattgGGCCGGAGaccctccaccaagacccaagacccaagacccaagacccaagacccaagcccaagcccaagcccagcccaagcccacgcccacaccgagccgagccggccggacggcggcggcggcgcacGCGTGGAGTGCCTTCCTCTCTCTCCAAGCCGTTTGAGTAATGATAATACAAgagcatatatatattactcAGACTTGTTGATGTTGTCCGATGTGGGACAAATAtcattttctcatttctttgaCAATTATTTGGGCTGCGACCCATGTCATTTTTGTTCATAATTTACTAAGGCCATTGGGCTTTTAGCTGATCCAACAatccccacatgaatagaaatgactctaaacatatgcagactaaatgcagactcgaAAGACTCTAAAAACctatacttattctaatcaTGACTAGAGTAGAAAaacttatcgagagtgtttgcgaaaattcactgtgtttgagttggtggcatttttaagccttgaaccactcatagtttatatctgtcgggtttaatttaccagaaggtgaacatgatgtctaAAACACAAGTGTTGTAACTTATTGatatactaattaattttgtttaactGGAACTCTATTCTCACAGAGCATaaactaaaacatattttattttgatggttgAAAGCTTTTAAAGAAAAGACAAGACTCTAGACTCAACTCAATCCCAAACTtaatattctatattttgaGGTGGAAAACGTAAGGGACATGATTCTTTCAGTAAGAGTTGTGATGGAAGAATCAGGAAGCTTGAAAAATGAAATCTCCATGACATCCAAGATATAGACATGGTTAGGGCTCACGCCAGGAAACGAGCTAGCACGGACACAGAATGCTTCAGCCTTTGAGATGAAAATGGTGAGATCTACAATGTCTTGAGTGTACACTGAATTTCCCTTGGGGGTTACCCTGAACGCCATTACACCTTTTGTTTGCAATACGGCAATACCGTCCATAGTCTGTCTGAAACACTTGACCAAAAAGGTTTCACCTGTGGATTGTGATTCCACCATGTGTTCGCTCGTGAGACATGTATCCATAACCTCACGTTCTGCTTCGGTCGGCTCTGGAAGAAAATGATATCGCAACTCCTGAAACTTGGGTGTGTGCTTGTCTTCGCAGAGATCCCATGATGCAATGAGTTGGCCGCCAGCTCCAGGTATGCGAAACATGTTATGTTTCTTGGAAAACATGACACGGGAGGAGAAGAAGCAGGGTTTGCGATCCTGATGTTGAACCACTTGGAGTTGCCTTGAGCAGAGGGTCGGCAGTAGCTGAGTTGGGGTCCCATGAACTTAATAGCCACGACACAATCTTCCTCCTCTGGAGATAGTGAGGACAAGGACACGTTGGTGACGATTTGGGTTTGGCAATGAGGCAAAGATACAAGAGGAGGCAGCAAGATGCATTTTTGATTTGCATCAGATGCAACCGGGTTTTAGATCATCATGGAGACGCAAAATGCCAACGCCATGCATCAAAGAGGCTACCCAGCCATGAGAGGACCCGAttgtcttgaaccaaccggtgttttatgtagaccgagacaacaggcataacgcagcttcattttctcgtagaacttagttctctattgtgttcattgtggccctgaactattcctggttttcatgagtgaacttagagaatatagccttacatatcattctcctagaaacggccacatttcacactcattaggtgattgaccatgaaaagtattgaggAATACTCCGCTTaagaagctatggaatcattaaaagcttatgcttatccttctcACATTCTTTAGCACtttatcatcttaggagctgggaagagacaactttgtctcaagtgctttggttagattctgtttgattttgttttccctttgaacctacgtcttgggatctccagtcatgataggtagggttgcaatcaagcatcctcatttgttataggctttaaacccattccttttgatgatttagcaacaaaatctcgtggcaaacctttagtaaatggatccgctaggttgtcagccgatttgatgtagtctattgtgattacaccagttgagataagttgtctaatggttttatgtcgtcttctgatgtgacgagatttaccattgtagagattactctgagcccgagctatagctgattgactatcacaatgtatgcgtatagctggcacaggtttctcccacataggaatatcttccaaaaaatttctaagccattcagcttcttctgctgctttgtctaaggctatgaactcagattccatggttgatctggctaacactgtttgtttggtagatttccatgatattgctgctcctcctagtgtaaagacatatccactcgtggattttgagtttttagaatctgatatccagttagcatcactgtatccttctaaaactgctggttctttaccatagtgaagcccaaaatctttggtgtagaagtaattgagtaccctcgttatagctttccagtgtgtatgacctggattacttgtatatcgactaagtacgtttactgcatgcgctagatctggtctagtacaattggtcaagtacatgagacttccgatcacacgtgcatactcgttttgtgaaaccgcttcacctgaattctttgtcaagtgcatttggggatctaacggagtttttgccgtactattagagtaatttttaaactctctaatattgtttgagcataatgagattgggttaagataattccgtttgaatttcttgtgactttaaccccgagaattacatctgctaatcccaagtctttcatctcaaatgtccctttgagcatgtttttgtttgattgataatgtctttattgcttccaataatgagcatatcatctacatatagacatagcaaaacatacgcatttttggtagttttgtagtatatgcatttgtcacattcatttattttgaaaccatttgacatcattgtattgtcaaatttttgtgccattgtttaggagcttgcttaagtccataaagtgactttacaagtcggcatactttgtcttcctgtccgggaacgacaaaaccttcaggttgtttcatgtaaatttcctcttctaaatcaccatttagaaaagcggtttttacatccatttgatggatttctaggtctcttaaggctgcgattgctatcatcagtcttattgatgttattctcgttactggagaatatgtatcaaaatagtccaaaccttccttttgtcggaatccttgaactacaagcctagatttgtattttccaccaggttttcgtgtcattatccatttatttcctaatgctttgcagccaggtggtaaatctgttatgtaccatgtataattttgcatgatagaatcaaattcactcctgacagcttcgttccaaaatggagcttctggtgaagccatggcttctgccaaagtttttggaacattttctactaaaaatgccattaggaaatcttcaccaaaagattttttcttttttgctcttttgcttcttcgaggttcatctttttcttcattttctgaaatatcatttatagaaatctcgacgtttgtctcagtttctgagtttttgtcattgtctctttcttctcgagttcgttttgaaccttgtttttccttatatggaaaaatattttcgaagaaagatgcatttcttgatttcatgactgtattttcatgaatgtctgatattgcagatttatgtaccagaaatcgataagcattactgttatgtgcatatccgatgaagatgcaatccactgttttaggtccaatagtgaccttTTTTGGTGGCGGTACCGCAACTTTTGCCAagcacccccacactttgaggtatttatacgaaggtaaattacctttccataattcatatggagttttgccagttactttgtgtggaattttgttgaggatataattagtggtaagcaacgcttccccccacatgttctggggtaacccagattcctgcaacattgcattcatcatctcttttagagttcgatttttgcgttcagcaactccattagattctggtgagtaaggagctgtagtttgatggattattccatgttctttacagaatgcattgaatggaccatcatactcgcctcctctgtcgcttctaactactttaatagttgttttaagctgattttcgacctcgagtttaaattctttaaatttttctaaggtttcgtctttgctatgtaataaatatacataacaatattttgtgcagtcatctatgaaggtcacaaagtactttttcccacctctagtttgtatgtattttaaatcacataaatcggtgtgaattaaatctagaggtttattagttctttcaacacgaggtgatggcgtttttgtgagcttagcctgtacgcatacttcacatttttgtttacttgttttgcatttaggaattagatttaaattcattaatctttgtatagatttgtagtttacatggcctaatctttcatgccatatattaaaagactcaaccaaataagcaactggctctttcttattcattgaaacttttggagctacaactttcggaaggactgtcattacattcaacttgacaagtccacccttaacataccctttcccaaatacatcccattcttcctaatcacgagcttgtccgcctcaaaacttatggcgaatccattcttgctgagcaaggttcccgagaccaggttcttcctcatgtcaggcacatgcttcacattcgtcagagtgacctcacgtccagatgtcatcttcaaaatcacattgtcacgtccttcaatcttggagactgcagtgtttcccatcCTGAGCTTCTCCTGAGTCTCGCTTTTCTGATAGgtgctgaacatcgccctatcggtgcaaatgtgggtggttgcaccagtgtcataccaccattccttggggttgttgctttcaaccatgttggcttcagtcaccacagcaacgagatcctcctcagcctgagccttctcatctttgatctttttgcgacactcaacagtcttgtgccccactttgtggcagtagtgacatttccccttgaacttctccacattcgcattgatctcaatgcctttgttcttgaagttttttccagaagccttcagggctgcagcagttttggaaggcttggcagAGAATTGgcgtgtgcctttcctttgcctttgtgctcagccatgttgacactgtgctccttagcagtgaccttgtcagcagttcggtttctggattccatctgaagcctcatgatgagctcctcgagccccatcttcttcttcttgtgcttcaagtagttcttgaaatccgcatagcttggaggaagcttttcaatgaagctgagagttgtgaatgtctcacagatggacattccttcagcagcgatttcatggcaaatgagctgaaacgcttccacctgatccatgatgggttttgaatccaccattttgaagtcgtggaactttgaaccacatacttctggcagccagcgtcctcacctctgtacttcttgtccagTGATCTCCACAGCTCTTTCGCAGTGGGAATCTCACAGTAGACTcggtacaatgggtcaatgagacgacccaaaatgtaacctttgcagatgaagtcggaatgcacccatatgtcaacagttgcaagactgtgaacatcatcaatcccgtacggaatcaggggcttgtcctcctggatgaacttgtccagcttcatcgttgtcaggaagaacatcatcttcttctgccacgttttgaagcctttgccatcaaacttgtctggcatcagtccttgagtgaacacactaggacagccggaggagtttgaactgccaccggaccacttgCGGTTGCTGAAACTGAGcccgtctgataaagaccagcaccgaataggctacggcgagtggtttcatcagcagcatttcCCGCAGTGAGGATAGTGCTTGTTGTTGCTGCAGCGGTTGACGCTGTGATGTTTTCAGAGGTTGTCACAGTTGCATCAGTGGCTGCAACGTTGAGTGGAGTTTTGACATCTGTGGTGtcaatgggggtgttgttatcgttCGTCATTTTTCTgttgagaaaacatgaagaCATATTAGTACTCCaatcaacaaataacatattatttttaagcaaaaactaatagtctaaaatcgattttcatttttggtgtttgaaccaaatcatatcgatataagtcttgagaaaaacgttttgcaaactcTTAAAAGCGTTCGCAGAAATCGTTTTGTATAGACTTataatgtttcacaaactcgcTTAATAAAGCGGTTATTGAAAACGATTCATGTAAATAACATTTTGTTAATGTATCAAAAACGTTTCGCGAtaatgctagaaagcaatcTGCAAAGCGTTATGAAACAAAGAAACATTTCGCGGAAGGGCtataaagcaaatcgcaaactcgTTTTCAAAAGAACatagaaacgtttcgcggataagCATATAGTAAATCGCAAACATCTTTTGAATGAAACCATAACAGGTTTGTATGAATCATATATGAATAAACGTTTTTCGGTAGTGCTACAGAGCAAAACGCAAACCGTTTATGAGATAAATTacaaacgtttcgcggaagtgctagaaagcaaatcgcaaacacggttCCAGAACCCGTTTTTATAGATCGTTCTTCAATCCGATCAAATGCTTTAGATAGAAAGCGTATTAagagttaagattgtagaagccggaaaaccggatcAAAAAAACGATATAATATAaacgatgttaaggaaatataTAAACGATTCAAAACTGTAACGAAAATGAAACCATGGAGTCGAGacgaatctctttccttaactcttaatattcgctccgttagtgcgaCAGATCTGTACGAATAGGAGTAGGATAAAACCATGATAGGTTATCACGCGCACTCGTGAAGAACCTCTAACGAACTAATatttctacgaaacactctctaaACTTACGCTATAGGATTTGCTGGTTTTGGTTGTGAAAAAACGTTCTCATAAATGAAGGAGGAGACGAGTTTATAAAGAggagaagacgagccactttCCATAACTGATGCAGCACGTGCGCACGTTGGCGGAAATCTCGCGAGAATCTCGGAGGCGAGGCGTTACAAAACTTTCTCCGCAAGATCTTTCTCGTTTAAGCTTATCGTCAAGAAGAGAGATAGCGTGTTTGTTTAAACGAACtacgtgttgtttaaaataaaatgcatgttgTTTTTTTCGGGAAtaaatggcaaaacgttgagcttaacttggtccaaaaagaatattcttattgggccggaggccctccaccaagacccaagacccaagacccaaggcCCACGCCCAcccgagccggccggacggcggcggcgcaCGCGTGGAGTGCCTTCCTCTCTCTCTAAGCCGTTTGAGTAATAATAATACAAGGGCATATATATATTACTCAGACTTGTTGATGTTGTCCGATGTGGgacaaacattatttttttcatttctttggCAATTATTTGGGCTTGACCATGTCATTTTGTTCATAATTTACTAAGGCCATTGGACTTTTAGTTGATCCAACAGATCTtggatcagtttttttttttttatcagataaGAGAAAACTGATGCAACTCAAACATGTCAAGCTTCTGTAATGAATGGTAGGAATTTGAGTTTGTATTATTCTATTAGGTGGTTTTCTGCGTCACGagcaaaagtaaaattttaaactattttataattactattttttattttttatttttatattttgattattcacttgttaaattaaaatcatattacaaaataatcattaattatttgAAACTTTCATGTTGGTAAATAATGACTTAATAGTATATTTTTGGttacttaatttttataaataaatatatgtagcttatattcatatttaattaatatacttacttagtatataatatatatttggtaaattttggtaaatatactttattttcttagtttcaGTGGTGCTTTTATCTTCcaggttttaaattttacaatatcaGGTTTTGTACTTGGTTCCAACTACAACATACTAATCATACAACGTATATAAAAGGTGTAAGTTGAATTTGTAACTCAAGTACAATACATACTAGATCATAcataaatcaaaaattatgaGTTCCAGTTAaaccaaaatcataaaatcaaacTATAATCTGTTTTTGTTTATGCTATGTGAAAATAGAGTTCCagttaaaacataattaattagTATCTCAATAACTCACAACACTTGTGTTCTGTGAAAGGACCCATAGCTAGCTAATGTGATCGATCTTCAAAGACCCATCTTATATCTTCTCACTTTTTTCTATATCTTTGGGGTCCTCATAAACTAGATCAAATTTGGTTCTTCTAATAAATTACACATCAAAAGTTGTAACTTCAATGATCAGTATAAGAAAGATGTACTGACAATATTGGGTTTCAATCAAAGTTATGAGCCAATTTTGACtcctccaaaaaaaaaaaatttctcagtCTAGTTTTGATCGTTGGGGTATGGAATGGAATGGTATAAAAATCATAAGCAGCTGTGAGGCAACCTTAAGATCTGTGAAAAgaaatggggggggggggatttATCAGAACTaccaactgaaaaaaaaaaaaaaattgaaaggattttcataaataaccgaacatattaGATATCTCTCGACCAAATATTGAAACCAAACTGAGAGCCTAATGGATACctgaatttgaaaatataaattatataattacaaatattaaacatattCAATTTCAAATAACTGAATATCCTgaaaatactatataaaaacCTAATTACCTACAAAACATTACTGAGtatatttattcaaaatattaaaaaatatttgaactatctaatattttttatccaaAAACTGAATTATCcaatatttaaaccaaagaccTAAATCAAAATTGAACtaccaaactgaaaaaaaaaaatcaaaatggaaAAGAATTTCATAATACCGAACATGTATATATCTCTGGAAAAGAAATATTGAAACCAAACTGAGAGCCTAATGGAGACctgaatttgaaaatataaattatatattacaaatattaaaatattaaacatattttttttgacaacaataattaagtataagaaataaaaatattacattaagcatctatcataatattagataaaaagtaaatatacaatataaaataaataaattataagtaaa
Encoded proteins:
- the LOC125594725 gene encoding uncharacterized protein LOC125594725; protein product: MFRIPGAGGQLIASWDLCEDKHTPKFQELRYHFLPEPTEAEREVMDTCLTSEHMVESQSTGETFLVKCFRQTMDGIAVLQTKGVMAFRVTPKGNSVYTQDIVDLTIFISKAEAFCVRASSFPGVSPNHVYILDVMEISFFKLPDSSITTLTERIMSLTFSTSKYRILSLGLS